The following proteins are co-located in the Rhodococcus opacus B4 genome:
- a CDS encoding polysaccharide biosynthesis tyrosine autokinase has product MEIQDYLRILQSRWKIIAITTVVAILGALGASLMTTPIYEASTRLFVSTSAGSSVNEVYQGNLFSQQRVTSYTKLLTGETLAQRTIDKLDLGGTAAALASQVKASSAPDTVLIDVKVQDPSPERARDIANALSDEFVVMARELETPEKGGAPAARVVVEQQAQTPSTPVSPKTLRNLALGAAVGLLLGIAFAVLRDRLDNTVKDRRTVEELAGSALIGTIPFDKERQTQQAINFAEGNSSSAEAYRELRTNLQFLEVDNPPRVIVVTSSLPTEGKTTTAINIALVLAEGGQNVCLVEGDLRKPRVSKYLGVVGSVGLSSVLAGKADLDAVLQPTQYTGLTVLASGPIPPNPSELLGTETARQVLADLRGRFDYVIVDASPLLPVTDATVLTAMSDGALVIARHAETKRDQLSRAVGNLHSVGATILGTIITMTPSRGRGVYEYKYYYDTDKSLPQMQPAAPAQPPVPQPAPQHQAPQPAPQQQAQYVRDEYPPQPYGGDPQEVPAYQGAPAYQGDQGQQWYGTPDHYGNEQQSGAPMPTAPRRTRRYRDDQEPWSETDAPRDHTQ; this is encoded by the coding sequence ATGGAAATTCAGGACTACCTGCGAATTCTGCAGTCCCGTTGGAAAATCATCGCGATCACCACGGTGGTCGCGATTCTCGGTGCGCTCGGAGCATCGTTGATGACCACTCCGATCTACGAGGCGTCGACCCGGTTGTTCGTCTCGACGTCCGCCGGATCGTCGGTGAACGAGGTCTACCAGGGCAACCTGTTCTCGCAGCAGCGGGTGACGTCGTACACCAAACTGCTCACCGGCGAGACCCTCGCGCAGCGGACGATCGACAAGCTCGATCTAGGCGGCACCGCCGCGGCACTCGCCTCCCAGGTGAAGGCCAGCTCCGCGCCCGATACGGTGCTCATCGACGTGAAGGTGCAGGACCCGTCGCCGGAACGCGCCCGCGACATCGCCAACGCCCTGTCCGACGAGTTCGTCGTCATGGCCCGGGAGCTCGAGACTCCGGAGAAGGGCGGCGCCCCCGCCGCCCGGGTCGTCGTCGAGCAGCAGGCGCAGACCCCGTCGACTCCGGTCTCGCCCAAGACACTGCGCAACCTCGCGCTGGGCGCGGCGGTCGGGCTTCTGCTCGGCATCGCCTTCGCCGTCCTGCGTGATCGCCTCGACAACACGGTCAAGGATCGGCGCACCGTCGAGGAATTGGCCGGATCCGCCCTGATCGGCACCATCCCGTTCGACAAGGAGCGGCAGACGCAGCAGGCCATCAATTTCGCCGAGGGCAACTCCTCGAGCGCGGAGGCCTACCGCGAACTGCGCACCAACCTGCAGTTCCTCGAGGTCGACAACCCGCCGCGGGTGATTGTCGTCACCAGTTCGCTGCCCACCGAAGGCAAGACCACCACCGCGATCAATATCGCACTCGTGCTGGCGGAGGGCGGCCAGAACGTGTGCCTGGTCGAGGGCGACCTCCGCAAGCCGCGGGTGTCGAAGTACCTCGGCGTCGTCGGTTCCGTCGGACTCAGCAGCGTCCTCGCCGGCAAGGCCGACCTCGACGCCGTGCTCCAGCCGACCCAGTACACGGGCCTCACGGTGTTGGCCTCCGGACCGATCCCGCCGAACCCGAGCGAGCTCCTGGGTACGGAGACGGCCCGCCAGGTGCTGGCCGATCTGCGCGGACGATTCGACTACGTGATCGTCGACGCGTCCCCCCTGCTGCCGGTCACCGACGCGACCGTGCTCACCGCGATGTCGGACGGCGCGCTGGTCATCGCCCGGCACGCCGAAACCAAGCGGGACCAGCTGTCGCGGGCGGTGGGCAACCTGCACAGCGTCGGGGCGACCATCCTCGGAACGATCATCACGATGACGCCGAGCCGCGGCCGGGGCGTCTACGAGTACAAGTACTACTACGATACCGACAAGTCTCTGCCGCAGATGCAGCCGGCCGCTCCCGCGCAGCCTCCCGTCCCGCAGCCTGCACCTCAGCACCAGGCACCCCAGCCGGCGCCGCAGCAGCAGGCTCAGTACGTTCGCGACGAGTACCCGCCGCAGCCGTATGGGGGAGACCCGCAGGAAGTCCCGGCCTACCAGGGTGCCCCCGCGTACCAGGGCGACCAGGGCCAGCAGTGGTACGGAACGCCCGACCACTACGGCAACGAGCAGCAGTCGGGCGCGCCGATGCCTACCGCACCGAGACGCACCCGCCGCTACCGCGACGACCAGGAACCCTGGTCAGAGACGGACGCTCCGCGCGACCACACCCAGTAG
- a CDS encoding protein-tyrosine-phosphatase: MHVLFVCTGNVCRSPTAERLAVAYAEELGITDLTAESAGTRAAVGRPMEPTAAQVLEGLGGDPSDFTARMLTADLAADADLVLTMTERQREKVLALAPEQLKKTFTLREAARLAEAADAKSVADLAAARPRHKADDTPEDVPDPMGQDEDTFLTIGSEIADLLGVVARSVRL; this comes from the coding sequence ATGCATGTTCTCTTCGTCTGCACCGGAAACGTCTGTCGCTCCCCAACGGCCGAGCGCCTCGCAGTGGCATACGCCGAGGAGCTCGGGATCACCGATCTGACCGCCGAAAGCGCAGGTACACGCGCCGCCGTCGGACGCCCGATGGAACCGACGGCCGCGCAGGTCCTGGAAGGGCTCGGCGGCGATCCGAGCGATTTCACCGCGCGGATGCTCACCGCCGACCTGGCGGCGGACGCCGATCTGGTGCTGACGATGACCGAGCGTCAGCGTGAGAAGGTGCTGGCGCTGGCCCCCGAGCAGCTGAAGAAGACGTTCACGCTCCGGGAGGCGGCTCGGCTCGCGGAGGCGGCGGATGCCAAGTCGGTGGCCGACCTGGCTGCGGCACGTCCCAGACACAAGGCCGACGACACCCCCGAGGACGTGCCGGACCCGATGGGGCAGGACGAGGACACCTTCCTGACCATCGGGTCCGAGATCGCCGATCTACTGGGTGTGGTCGCGCGGAGCGTCCGTCTCTGA
- a CDS encoding UDP-glucose dehydrogenase family protein has translation MRCTVFGTGYLGATHAACMAELGHDVLGVDIDPGKVAKLSSGEVPFYEPGLADVLRRNIDAGRLHFTTSYAEAAAFADLHFLGVGTPQKKGEYAADLRHVHSVIDTLAPLLDRPAVIVGKSTVPVGTAADLGARARALAPAGDAVEVAWNPEFLREGFAVHDTLHPDRMVLGVDRQRPGRAETELRELYARLLDEDIPFLVTDLATAELVKVSANAFLATKISFINAISEVCEATGADVTQLADALGYDARIGRRFLNAGLGFGGGCLPKDIRAFMARAGELGANQALHFLREVDSINMRRRTRMVELAAQACGGSLLGANVAVLGAAFKPESDDVRDSPALNVAGMMQLHGAVVSVYDPKALDNSRRLFPTLNYATSAVEACDNADAVLLLTEWAEFAALKPEDLNGVVRARVIVDGRNCLDAVDWRAAGWVYRGLGRG, from the coding sequence ATGCGCTGCACCGTGTTTGGAACCGGATACCTGGGAGCCACCCACGCCGCCTGTATGGCGGAACTGGGCCACGACGTCCTGGGCGTCGATATCGATCCCGGAAAAGTGGCGAAGCTCTCCTCTGGAGAGGTGCCGTTCTACGAGCCCGGTCTGGCGGACGTGCTGCGCCGGAACATCGACGCAGGCCGGTTGCACTTCACCACGTCGTACGCCGAGGCCGCGGCGTTCGCGGACCTCCACTTTCTCGGTGTCGGCACCCCGCAGAAGAAGGGGGAGTACGCCGCCGACCTGCGGCACGTGCACTCGGTGATCGACACCCTCGCGCCGCTGCTCGACCGTCCCGCCGTCATCGTCGGCAAGTCGACCGTTCCCGTCGGGACGGCGGCCGATCTGGGTGCGCGGGCCCGCGCACTCGCGCCCGCGGGTGACGCCGTGGAGGTGGCGTGGAACCCGGAGTTCCTCCGGGAGGGCTTCGCCGTCCACGACACCCTGCACCCCGACCGCATGGTGCTGGGGGTGGACCGGCAGCGCCCCGGACGCGCGGAGACCGAGTTACGTGAGCTGTACGCTCGCCTGCTCGACGAGGACATTCCGTTCCTGGTCACAGACCTCGCCACCGCGGAACTGGTCAAGGTCTCGGCCAACGCGTTCCTCGCCACCAAGATCTCCTTCATCAACGCCATCTCCGAGGTGTGTGAGGCCACCGGCGCCGACGTCACCCAACTCGCCGACGCCCTCGGCTACGACGCGCGGATCGGCAGGCGGTTCCTCAACGCCGGGCTCGGGTTCGGCGGCGGCTGCCTGCCCAAGGACATCCGCGCGTTCATGGCCCGGGCGGGTGAGCTGGGCGCGAACCAGGCACTGCACTTCCTGCGGGAGGTGGACAGCATCAACATGCGCCGACGCACCCGGATGGTCGAGTTGGCGGCGCAGGCGTGCGGAGGGTCCCTGCTCGGCGCCAACGTGGCGGTGCTCGGCGCGGCGTTCAAACCGGAATCCGACGACGTCCGCGACTCCCCGGCACTCAACGTCGCGGGAATGATGCAGCTGCACGGGGCTGTCGTCAGCGTCTACGACCCGAAGGCGCTCGACAACTCGCGGAGGCTGTTCCCGACGCTGAACTACGCGACGTCGGCGGTCGAGGCGTGCGACAACGCGGACGCGGTGCTGCTGCTCACCGAGTGGGCGGAGTTCGCCGCCCTCAAACCGGAGGATCTGAACGGCGTGGTGCGGGCGCGGGTGATCGTCGACGGCCGCAACTGCCTCGACGCCGTGGACTGGCGCGCCGCCGGGTGGGTCTACCGGGGGCTCGGCAGGGGATAG
- a CDS encoding esterase/lipase family protein — MSKARHGSLLAFLAAVICLLGAAPAHAAEVPTLPGPPQSDAGTAIAYAKRHPHTAPPGANDFSCRPDAAHPRPVILVHGSDGSAYANWAGLSPKLKAAGYCVFALNYGQKPGTEHYGMQTMTQGAAELEVFVDDVLSATGADEVDLIGHSQGATVARYYVNRLGGASKVHHWIGLASPTYGGTFFGIATAVTSVPGGTELIEAIGSEALAEQVQGSPFLTALNAGGDTVPGAEYTTIGTRYDEVIQPYTNVALHDPGATNILVQDLCPIDQTGHFNLPYDPFSQQLVLNTLDPAHVVVPPCTFVPLGTGIAGVIIASNF; from the coding sequence ATGTCGAAGGCACGTCACGGATCCCTACTCGCATTCCTCGCTGCCGTGATCTGCCTGCTCGGAGCTGCGCCCGCTCACGCGGCGGAAGTCCCGACCCTGCCGGGGCCTCCGCAATCCGATGCCGGGACCGCGATCGCGTACGCGAAGCGCCACCCGCACACCGCGCCGCCCGGTGCCAACGACTTCTCGTGCCGACCCGACGCCGCGCACCCCCGCCCCGTGATTCTCGTGCACGGCAGCGACGGCAGCGCCTACGCGAACTGGGCCGGGCTGAGCCCGAAACTGAAAGCCGCCGGCTACTGCGTGTTCGCCCTGAACTACGGTCAGAAGCCGGGCACCGAGCACTACGGGATGCAGACGATGACCCAGGGCGCCGCCGAACTCGAGGTGTTCGTCGACGACGTGCTGTCCGCGACCGGTGCCGACGAGGTCGACCTGATCGGGCACTCGCAGGGCGCGACGGTGGCCCGGTACTACGTGAACAGGCTCGGCGGAGCATCGAAGGTGCACCACTGGATCGGTCTGGCGTCGCCCACCTACGGGGGCACGTTCTTCGGGATCGCGACGGCGGTGACGTCCGTTCCCGGGGGCACCGAACTCATCGAAGCGATCGGTTCGGAGGCGCTCGCCGAGCAGGTGCAGGGCTCGCCGTTCCTCACCGCCCTCAACGCCGGCGGCGACACCGTCCCCGGCGCCGAATACACCACGATCGGCACGCGCTACGACGAGGTGATCCAGCCGTACACCAACGTCGCGCTGCACGACCCCGGCGCCACCAACATCCTCGTCCAGGACCTGTGCCCGATCGACCAGACCGGGCATTTCAACCTGCCCTACGACCCGTTCTCCCAGCAACTGGTGCTCAACACTCTCGATCCCGCCCACGTGGTCGTGCCGCCGTGCACGTTCGTGCCGCTGGGAACGGGCATTGCGGGAGTGATCATCGCGAGCAACTTCTGA
- a CDS encoding Hsp70 family protein, giving the protein MSSVLGVSVGASAVRLARPDSVNRDDAASRHVPDFRAQVVAAGRDLPEELAAESIGVVLAGAPDAGQVRATGVAYRDEAQAGAVQAAMARQQLANYQLVTEASAALKFLDVSGALGDHATLVFYDLGSSGLTVSVVDRVTGEVVETVRTDTVSGDVFDRLVRANQLENHRIEAPRDAAESLALDLRCREAKERLSTGGAVAVPGEGGLLLLSRDVFDSLIGVTVESSARLARDVITRSGRTPDAVVLTGGGARIPLVRTVLESWLGLPVIVPDHPELVAAQGAALLAQQVVPPPVEVARVLPPPQYRPGPTVEATVSRHAPTAVVARSGAPSSTPSWLSAAAPPPSQQVAKLQIRGAALAGTALAVVAVIGLGLGYGKNLLSRTEGSSQPVTTQLTTEPPVVTEMATPSPTTPPPPPTSEIVEAPVQTASQIRIPEAEPAPPPPPIPVFPGLPQIQLPSIQLPELPRFPGT; this is encoded by the coding sequence ATGAGTTCGGTTCTAGGTGTGTCGGTCGGTGCGAGCGCTGTGCGCTTGGCACGACCCGACTCCGTGAACCGTGACGACGCCGCGAGCCGGCACGTCCCCGACTTCCGGGCCCAGGTCGTCGCCGCAGGCCGGGACCTGCCGGAGGAACTGGCGGCCGAATCGATCGGCGTGGTCCTCGCCGGGGCACCCGACGCGGGACAGGTGCGCGCCACCGGCGTCGCCTACCGCGACGAAGCGCAGGCGGGTGCCGTCCAGGCGGCGATGGCCCGGCAGCAGCTCGCCAACTACCAGCTCGTCACCGAGGCCTCCGCCGCGCTGAAATTCCTCGACGTCTCGGGCGCCCTCGGCGACCACGCGACGCTCGTGTTCTACGACCTGGGCAGCTCCGGCCTCACCGTGAGCGTCGTCGACCGGGTGACCGGTGAAGTGGTCGAGACGGTCCGCACCGACACCGTGAGCGGCGACGTCTTCGACCGGCTGGTTCGTGCCAATCAATTGGAGAACCACCGCATCGAGGCGCCCCGCGACGCGGCCGAGAGCCTGGCGCTCGACCTCCGCTGCCGTGAGGCGAAGGAGCGGCTCTCCACCGGCGGCGCCGTCGCCGTGCCCGGCGAGGGTGGTCTGCTACTGCTGTCGCGTGATGTCTTCGACTCGCTCATCGGTGTCACCGTCGAATCGTCGGCGCGCCTCGCCCGCGACGTGATCACCCGGTCGGGACGAACCCCGGATGCCGTGGTGCTCACCGGTGGCGGTGCGCGCATACCACTCGTGCGCACGGTCCTGGAGTCGTGGCTCGGGTTGCCGGTCATCGTTCCCGATCATCCCGAACTCGTTGCGGCACAGGGTGCTGCGCTGCTCGCCCAGCAGGTGGTGCCGCCACCCGTCGAGGTCGCCCGCGTCCTCCCGCCGCCGCAGTACAGGCCCGGTCCCACGGTCGAGGCGACCGTCTCCCGGCACGCGCCGACCGCGGTCGTCGCGCGCAGCGGTGCGCCGTCGAGTACTCCGTCCTGGCTGAGCGCCGCGGCGCCGCCGCCGAGTCAGCAGGTGGCCAAACTCCAGATCCGCGGCGCTGCGCTGGCAGGGACCGCGCTCGCCGTGGTCGCGGTGATCGGTCTCGGTCTCGGGTACGGCAAGAACCTGCTGTCGCGCACCGAGGGGTCGTCGCAGCCGGTGACCACGCAACTCACCACCGAACCGCCGGTCGTCACCGAGATGGCCACACCGTCACCGACGACGCCCCCGCCGCCTCCGACGTCCGAGATCGTCGAGGCGCCCGTGCAGACGGCGTCGCAGATCCGGATTCCCGAGGCGGAGCCCGCGCCGCCGCCGCCGCCCATCCCGGTGTTCCCCGGACTGCCGCAGATCCAGTTGCCGTCGATCCAGCTGCCCGAACTTCCCAGGTTCCCCGGAACGTAG
- a CDS encoding YibE/F family protein: MSEFHGHGHGHGHGHSDGPAPMGPVAAKVVVGLLVAIGVAVLIGAVALWPGKPSVDVEQPFQSAQGGAVVTESGTVTMQNIGDCGSPSAGRVFTGSPLPPPAGAYECQRSIVDIESGPNTGTQTLLEIIPGPGQPDLRVGEDIRLSRQTDVNGTTEYSFEDYARGLPVTLIALAFAVVVIVVARWRGFRALVGIVVSFGVLVLFTLPALLDGQPAIPVALVSGAVILYAVLYLAHGVSLRTSSALLGTLASMALAAVLSWATIEMTRLTGLSEEQNTNVQTYIQHVSITGLLLAGFIIGSLGVLNDVTITQAASAFELASLDPDASRRQIFGSAMRVGRDHIASTVYTLVLAYAGGALPLLLLFSVAGRSIQDVLLSDAVAIEIVRSAVGGIALALSVPLTTAIAVMLARPIGAGTSGTAPAVRPSRGGRHSK; this comes from the coding sequence ATGAGCGAATTCCACGGACACGGCCACGGACACGGCCACGGCCACAGCGACGGACCGGCCCCGATGGGCCCCGTCGCCGCCAAGGTGGTGGTCGGGCTCCTCGTCGCCATCGGTGTCGCGGTGCTCATCGGCGCCGTCGCGTTGTGGCCCGGCAAGCCGAGCGTCGACGTCGAACAGCCGTTCCAGAGCGCGCAGGGCGGCGCGGTCGTCACGGAGTCGGGCACGGTCACGATGCAGAACATCGGCGACTGCGGAAGTCCGTCGGCCGGACGCGTCTTCACCGGCTCCCCTCTGCCCCCGCCCGCCGGCGCCTACGAGTGCCAGCGCAGCATCGTCGACATCGAGTCCGGCCCCAACACCGGCACCCAGACGCTGCTCGAGATCATCCCCGGACCCGGCCAGCCCGACCTCCGGGTGGGTGAGGACATCCGGCTGTCCCGCCAGACGGATGTGAACGGCACGACGGAGTACTCGTTCGAGGACTACGCGCGCGGTCTGCCCGTCACCCTCATCGCTCTCGCGTTCGCGGTCGTCGTCATCGTGGTCGCGCGGTGGCGCGGGTTCCGGGCGCTCGTCGGCATCGTCGTCTCGTTCGGCGTGCTCGTCCTGTTCACGCTCCCGGCACTGCTGGACGGACAACCGGCGATCCCGGTGGCGCTCGTGTCCGGCGCCGTCATCCTGTATGCCGTGCTGTATCTCGCGCACGGCGTGTCACTGCGCACCAGTTCGGCGTTGCTGGGCACCCTCGCGTCGATGGCCCTGGCAGCGGTCCTCTCCTGGGCCACCATCGAAATGACGCGCCTGACCGGGCTGTCCGAGGAGCAGAACACCAACGTCCAGACGTACATCCAGCACGTCAGCATCACCGGCCTGCTGCTGGCCGGCTTCATCATCGGCTCGCTGGGTGTGCTCAACGACGTCACCATCACGCAGGCGGCGTCGGCGTTCGAACTGGCCTCGCTCGACCCGGACGCGTCGAGGCGACAGATCTTCGGTTCGGCGATGCGCGTCGGCCGCGATCACATCGCCAGCACCGTGTACACCCTCGTGCTGGCGTATGCCGGCGGGGCGCTGCCGCTGCTGTTGCTGTTCAGTGTGGCGGGCCGGTCGATCCAGGACGTGCTGCTCAGCGACGCGGTGGCCATCGAGATCGTGCGTTCCGCGGTCGGTGGCATCGCCCTGGCGCTGTCGGTGCCGCTGACCACCGCGATCGCGGTGATGCTGGCGCGCCCGATCGGCGCGGGTACCAGCGGCACTGCGCCCGCGGTCAGGCCGTCACGGGGTGGCCGGCACTCCAAGTAG
- a CDS encoding MAB_1171c family putative transporter has translation MYEPPTYVSWPLLAVVWGTTLLRVALVRSTVAERRMNAALVFASLSLVLQRSLAQHWLDLWFGHGFANTLSNVCIILTAASLISLFSAWALGPARLPRIHVVSLSVCLVAGAILIALSAPARSRGVAIADEGGWLFAAYCITYAVPILAVAVLNLWISLKAVRSATPGHERRVFLAVIALSLFEVFDMGVVMTTGVVNAVSEDNALTESHSDSGAFIRVLVVSAGAIISAGPVIRVLGHRWRTRRVTRRLQPMWRTLTGAVPEVVLELRPADRRALSVRGRLDRMSVEIRDAIMVLDRHVVFELGDSTGHAPPVVTAARLHLACLARNAGHRAHGAGGTTHRFAADIGGEPWELARLANHWKDGERVAAALWARRLPQFGGPEDPSARVPAQV, from the coding sequence GTGTACGAACCGCCCACCTATGTGAGTTGGCCGCTGCTCGCCGTCGTCTGGGGGACCACCCTCCTGCGCGTGGCCCTGGTCCGGTCGACCGTCGCCGAACGCCGGATGAACGCCGCCCTCGTCTTCGCCTCGCTCTCGCTGGTCCTCCAGCGGTCGCTGGCGCAGCACTGGCTCGACCTCTGGTTCGGGCACGGATTCGCGAACACCCTCAGCAACGTCTGCATCATCCTCACCGCGGCGTCGCTGATCAGCCTCTTCTCCGCGTGGGCGCTCGGCCCGGCGCGCCTGCCCCGCATCCACGTCGTGTCGCTGTCGGTGTGCCTCGTCGCGGGGGCGATCCTCATCGCCCTCAGCGCCCCGGCGCGGTCGCGGGGCGTCGCCATCGCGGACGAGGGCGGCTGGCTCTTCGCGGCCTATTGCATCACGTACGCCGTTCCGATCCTCGCCGTCGCCGTGCTCAACCTGTGGATCTCGCTGAAGGCCGTGCGCAGCGCGACCCCGGGACACGAGCGCCGGGTGTTCCTCGCCGTCATCGCGCTGTCGCTGTTCGAGGTGTTCGACATGGGTGTCGTCATGACGACCGGAGTGGTCAACGCCGTCAGCGAAGACAACGCACTGACCGAATCGCACAGCGACTCGGGGGCGTTCATCCGCGTACTCGTCGTGTCGGCGGGCGCGATCATCTCCGCGGGGCCGGTGATCCGGGTGCTCGGCCACCGGTGGCGTACGCGGCGGGTCACCCGCCGGCTGCAGCCGATGTGGCGGACCCTGACCGGCGCGGTCCCCGAGGTGGTCCTGGAACTGCGTCCCGCCGACCGCCGGGCGCTGTCCGTCCGCGGCCGCCTCGACCGGATGAGCGTCGAGATCCGCGACGCGATCATGGTCCTCGATCGGCACGTCGTGTTCGAACTCGGCGACTCCACCGGCCACGCGCCGCCGGTGGTCACGGCGGCGCGACTGCACCTTGCGTGCCTGGCGCGCAACGCCGGTCACCGGGCGCACGGCGCGGGCGGGACGACGCACCGGTTCGCGGCCGACATCGGCGGCGAACCGTGGGAACTGGCACGGCTGGCCAACCACTGGAAGGACGGCGAGCGCGTGGCGGCGGCGCTGTGGGCGCGGCGCCTCCCGCAGTTCGGCGGGCCCGAGGATCCGTCGGCGCGCGTCCCCGCTCAGGTCTGA
- a CDS encoding helix-turn-helix domain-containing protein: MVTSTRARFGQFVHRRRRLLNLTQDQVTAAGGPSDAAQTRAENGTGPDPSIETLRKLDVALRWAPGSAARTLDGGHPTPLEALDGDERVPASRPLTLGPSEIPLDLDTIIEILGPHTQLTRLSAAHPEVPGLVEAAGELSRVVSKITGAYVTRLLEVNGGPAGPRQPLVEFAFGHLLEEPSTVTDPRELEEARYRRFLYGRGEDLDAATRERFWRRWEDAVKLVATDDPERSGDAEVTA; encoded by the coding sequence ATGGTCACCAGCACCCGCGCGCGTTTCGGACAATTCGTCCACCGGCGACGGCGTTTGCTGAACCTCACACAGGACCAGGTCACGGCCGCCGGTGGCCCCTCCGACGCAGCTCAGACACGCGCCGAGAACGGGACCGGCCCGGATCCGAGCATCGAGACCCTCCGCAAACTGGACGTCGCGCTGCGGTGGGCGCCGGGCAGCGCGGCCCGCACCCTCGACGGCGGTCACCCGACTCCCCTCGAGGCGCTCGACGGGGACGAGCGGGTGCCGGCGTCGCGCCCGCTGACGCTCGGACCGTCGGAGATTCCGCTGGATCTGGACACGATCATCGAGATCCTGGGGCCGCATACCCAGCTCACGAGGCTGAGCGCGGCGCACCCCGAGGTTCCGGGGCTGGTCGAGGCGGCGGGCGAACTGAGCCGTGTGGTCTCGAAGATCACCGGCGCCTACGTCACGCGGTTGCTGGAAGTCAACGGAGGACCCGCGGGGCCGCGCCAGCCGCTGGTGGAGTTCGCGTTCGGCCACCTACTGGAAGAACCGTCGACCGTCACCGACCCCCGCGAACTCGAGGAGGCGCGGTACCGCCGTTTCCTCTACGGCCGGGGGGAGGATCTCGACGCGGCCACCCGGGAGCGGTTCTGGCGTCGATGGGAGGACGCGGTGAAACTCGTCGCCACCGACGATCCCGAACGCAGCGGAGACGCGGAGGTGACCGCATGA
- a CDS encoding pyridoxal phosphate-dependent aminotransferase, giving the protein MTVVSNPDHGHHRMPHRKLEQSTKLQNVLYEIRGPVHAHAARLEAEGHRILKLNIGNPAPFGFDAPDVIMRDMIAALPYAQGYSESKGILSARRAIVTRYELVAGFPELDVDDIYLGNGVSELITMTMQALLDNGDEVLIPAPDYPLWTAMTSLAGGTPVHYLCDEGNDWNPDIADIESKITDKTKALLVINPNNPTGAVYSMEVLQQLVDLARKHQLLLLADEIYDKILYDDAKHISLATLAPDLLCLTFNGLSKAYRVAGYRSGWVAITGPKEHAAGFLEGLDLLASTRLCPNVPGQHAIQVALGGHQSIEDLILPGGRLLEQRDVAWERLNMIPGVSCVKPKGALYAFPRLDPNVYEIYDDEKLVQDLLLQEKILMVQGTGFNWPDHDHLRIVTLPWARDLAVAIERFGNFLTSYKQ; this is encoded by the coding sequence ATGACCGTCGTGAGCAACCCAGACCACGGCCACCACCGCATGCCGCATCGCAAGCTGGAGCAGTCCACCAAGCTTCAGAACGTGCTCTACGAGATCCGTGGACCGGTACATGCCCACGCCGCCCGGCTGGAGGCGGAAGGTCACCGGATCCTCAAGCTCAACATCGGCAACCCCGCGCCGTTCGGTTTCGATGCGCCCGACGTGATCATGCGCGACATGATCGCCGCGCTCCCGTACGCGCAGGGGTACTCCGAGTCCAAGGGCATCCTGTCGGCGCGCCGCGCGATCGTAACCCGCTACGAACTGGTCGCCGGGTTCCCCGAACTCGACGTCGACGACATCTACCTGGGTAACGGCGTGTCCGAGCTCATCACGATGACGATGCAGGCGCTCCTCGACAACGGCGACGAGGTGCTGATCCCGGCGCCGGACTACCCGCTGTGGACCGCGATGACGAGCCTCGCCGGCGGCACCCCGGTGCACTACCTGTGCGACGAGGGCAACGACTGGAACCCCGACATCGCGGACATCGAGTCCAAGATCACCGACAAGACCAAGGCGCTCCTCGTCATCAACCCGAACAATCCGACGGGTGCGGTGTACTCGATGGAGGTGCTGCAGCAGCTCGTCGACCTGGCGCGCAAGCATCAGCTGCTGCTCCTCGCGGACGAGATCTACGACAAGATCCTCTACGACGACGCCAAGCACATCTCGCTGGCGACGCTGGCCCCGGACCTGCTGTGCCTGACGTTCAACGGCCTGTCGAAGGCGTACCGCGTGGCGGGTTACCGCTCCGGCTGGGTGGCCATCACCGGCCCGAAGGAGCACGCCGCGGGTTTCCTCGAGGGACTCGACCTGCTGGCGTCGACGCGTCTGTGCCCGAACGTACCGGGTCAGCACGCCATCCAGGTGGCGCTCGGCGGGCACCAGAGCATCGAAGACCTGATCCTGCCGGGTGGCCGGCTGCTCGAGCAGCGTGACGTCGCATGGGAACGCCTCAACATGATCCCGGGCGTCTCGTGCGTGAAGCCGAAGGGCGCGCTGTACGCGTTCCCCCGTCTCGACCCCAACGTCTACGAGATCTACGACGACGAGAAGCTGGTCCAGGACCTGCTGCTGCAGGAGAAGATCCTGATGGTGCAGGGCACCGGATTCAACTGGCCGGACCACGACCACCTCCGGATCGTGACGCTGCCGTGGGCGCGGGATCTCGCCGTCGCCATCGAGCGGTTCGGTAATTTCCTCACCAGCTACAAGCAGTAG